From Actinomycetota bacterium:
GTTGGGTGCCGCCCGACCTACCCGCTCCAGGATCGAATCATTGGTGGCGCCATCGCGCGACGGTGCGATCGGGTTGATCGCGGCTAAGGCTGCTCGCGAGGCGGGCGTCGACCGTGCCTTCCTCGGCGGTTACCTGGAGGCAGTGCTCGAGGCCGCTGTTCTCGGACGCCGGTTGGGCCGGACCGATCTGGACGCCTGCCGCCAGATGGGAGAGTCCGCGGCCGACCAGGGGATCGCTCTCTCCGCGTTGCTCGACCTGTACTTGAGCGCGCTGTGGCGGCTGTGGGACGACATCACCGGGCGAGCCGGCCGCGCCGACGCGGCGCTGGTGGCGGCGGTGGCCGGCGCGTTGTTCCGTACGGCCGATGACGCCGCCGAGGCCCTGGCCGAGGGGCATGAGAGGGCGCAGCGCCAGAGCGTGCGTCGCGAGGAGACGATGCGGCGAGAATTTGTCGACGACCTGCTCAGCGGCGGCGGCGACCCGGACCTGGTGGGGGAGTGGGCCGCCCGCTTTGGCTTCAACCTGGCCGGCACGCACCTGGTGACCGTGGCCCGCACCCGCACCCATCGAGTCCTCGTCGACGCCGGCCCGGTACACGCCCGAGTCGAGACCCACGTGCTGGTGAGCTTCGGTGGGCGCGACGTGGTGGTGGCCACCAGGGACGGCGCCCTCGTCTGCGTGCTCCCGGCCACCGCAACCGACCCGGCCGCAGACTTGGCTCGCACCCTGCACGAGAGCGACGAGGGGCCCTGGCAGGTCGGCGTGGGCCGCCCCTATGCAGGTCCGGGCGGCCTGGTGCGCTCCTACAACGAGGCATGCGAGGCGCTGGAGCTGGCCCGCCGCCTGGGCCTGGCCGAGCCGATCGTCCGGTTCGAGTCGCTACTGCCCTACCGGGTGCTCGCCCTCGACCCGATCACCGTCGCCGAGATAGTCCACGCCGTGCTCGGCCCCCTCGATGGCGCCCGTGGCGGTCCCGAACCGTTGATCGCCACGCTCGACGCATACTTCGCCGAGTCCGGCAACGCGTCGGGGACCGCACGCCGCCTCCATCTCAGCCCCCGCGCCGTCGTCTACCGGCTCGAGCGCATCGCCCAGCTCACCGGTCACGCCGCCGACGACCCCGAAGGGCGCTTCGTCCTCGAGCTGGCCGTACGAGCGAGACGGATGATCAGCGACACCTGAGCGCCCTCACCGGCCCAATCGCCGTTGGGCGCCGGTGGTCGATCGAAGGTCCCGGTGGGCGCCCCGACGAGGCCGTCTCAACGTTGGGGTTACCAATCCGTCGCAGTCCCGGCAACAATCGGGGCGTCAACACCGTCTAGTCGCGCCCTTGTCTGCCACGAGCCGGCAGTAGATGATGGGATACATGCACCCTCACCTGCCCACAACTCCGAGGAAGGCGAGATGCTCATAGCAACCGCGGCATTCGTCGCCTGCGCTGCCGGGCTCCTCGCCGCCGAATCCGCCCGACTGGCCCGGGTCGCCCGACTCTCGCTGGCGCCCCTCGTCGTGCGCACAAGGCGGCAGCGATGAACTGCCCAACGGACGGCACCACCCTCGTGCTCGCCGAACGCACCGGCATCGAGATCGACCACTGTCCGGTATGCCGGGGGGTGTGGCTTGACCGGGGCGAGCTCGACAAGCTGATCGACCGAGCTGCCGGCCTCGACACCGCCGGACCCGGTCGGGTCCGACGGCGTGACCACCACGATGATGACGATGACGACGACCGCTCTCAGTCTGACGGAAGCAGCCCATCCAAACGCAAGCGCAAGTCGTTCCTTGGCGACCTCTTCGAGTTCGGCGGCTGAGACGACCCGGCTAGCCGCCCAGGCCCCACCATTAAAAGGAGACCGAGCATGACCATCCGCCACTGCCCGAGCCGCGACCTGTGCTTCGCGACCGGCTCCGAGCGAGATGACCACGTGGCTACCGACCACGAGACGCTACGGCAAGGCCCCGAACGGGCCGAGGCCGTCCCCGCCGGTGCGGTGGCCGCGCGATGACTGCTGCGACGACCCCTCGAGTTATCACCGCCATGGCAAGCGCCGGCGAGGACGCCGCCGTCACCCACCTGGCGCTGAACACCGCGAACGTGGCTCGCATCCAGCAGGTCCGCGGCTACCCGGCGATCTCGATCCTCATGTCCAGCGGACCGACCAGCGTTGGTGACCGGGCGCGGCTGGCCCGACTGGTCGAGATCGCCACAGCCCGGCTGCTGAACGAATTCTCCCGCCCAGCGGTACAGCCGCTCCTCGATGAGCTGGTGGGCCTGGCCGCCGACGCCGAAGTCGGGCCCGGTCGCCAAGGCATCGCCCTGTTCGCAAGCGCCGACCTTGTCGCCACCGTCGGGTTGCCGGTGGTCGTGCGCGAACGCACCGTCGTGGACGAGACCTTTGCCACCCGCGACCTAGTGCACGCCCTGCTCCGCAGTCCCCACTACCGGGTCCTCGTCCTCGCGAACGTGGCCCGCCTGTACGAAGGCGTCGGGGCCGACCTGACCGAGATTGTGGACGGTGGATTCCCTTTTCGAGGCGACGAGACCTTTGCCGAGCCGGCCCGTTTCGGGGTCGACCGCTCGGACACCCGCGACGCCGGCCTACGCCGGCACCTCCGCGCCGTCGACACCGCCCTCGCCGGTCACCTCGATTCGGATCAGCCGCTGCTCGTAGTGGGCGCCAGTCGACGGCTGTCACTGTTCCGGCAGCACTCCCGCCACCGCTCCCAAATCACAGAAGCACTCCCCGGCAACTTCGAGCAGCGCTCGGCCACGGAGCTCGCGCAAGCGATCTGGCCATCGGTCACCAACATGTTCGACCGCCGCCACCAGGATGCCCTCGCCGAACTGGACCGGGCCGTCGGGGAACGCCGGTACGCTTTCGGCGTCCAGCAGGCCTGGACCCTGGCGAATCAAGGCAGCGGCGCGCTCATCGTCGTGGAAGAGAACTACGTCTACCCCGCCAGGATCGACCCCCACAGCAACGGCCTCGTCGCCGCCGCCGACGTAGCGCACCCCGAGGTCGTCGATGACGTCGTGGATGAGATTATCGAGATCGTCCTGGCCAAAGGAGGACGTGCCACCATCGTTCCCGACGGCACCCTCGCCACCAGGGGTCAAATCGCGATGGCCCTGCGGTATGGGGCGGAAGCGGCACCCGCCCGAGCGGGCCCGGTCTGATTCTTCTAAATGACATTAGTGGAAGCACATTCCCATCAAGCTTCCACTAACGTGGGCTGCGGCCGGGTCGTAGCCCGGCGAATGTGGATCCACTAACAGGGAGAGGCCATGGCCGCTCGGGCGGGGAAGGCGGCACTGCGAGAGGCGGAGGGTGTCGAGGCCGAGGCGGCGCTGGCCACCTACGCCGGCTGGTTGAAGCGCCAGCCGCTGGCGACTCGATCACGTGAGGCATACCTGGCCCAGGTCCGAGCTTTCCTCAACTGGCTCGCCGGCTCCGAGCACGGGCCCCAGGCCCTGGTCGACCCTCATGTGCGCGACTGGGCGGTGCGGGACTACAAGCGCCACGTCAAGACGACCAAGCGCTGGGCGCCGGCGTCGGTGAACCAGGCTCTGGCCGCCATCGACAACTTCTACCGCTCGCTGGCCGCCGGCCGGCCGGAGGTCCTTCGCGAAGAGCTGGCCCAGGTGGCGCCCCGCTCCCTGGAGGAGGCCGACCAGCGGCGGTTCCTGCGCATCGTGGAGGCCAGCCCGTCGCCTCGGGACCGGGCCATGGTCACGGTCTTCTTCTACGCCGGCCTGCGCCTGTCGGAGTTGTCCGCCCTCGACATCGCTGACGTCGAGATGTCGGCCCGCCGTGGTCGCCTCAAGGTCCGCACCGGCAAGGGCGACGCCTACCGCGAGGTCCCCCTCAACAGCTCCACCCGCAAGGCCCTGGAGGAGTGGTTCGAGGCAAGGACCGACCAGCTGTCAGCCGTCGCCGACGCTGACGGAGGCGACGCCGAGGAGACGGCGCTGTGGCTGTCGCGCACCGGCAAGCCCATGAGCAGCCGGGCCGTCGACATGGTCGTGCGCCGCCTGGCCGCCGAGGCCAAGCTGGAGCTGTCGGCCCACGTCCTGCGCCACACCTTCGTCACCAACCTGATCCGCTCCGGTGCCGACGTGGTGCTGGTGGCAGAGCTCGCCGGCCACCGCCGCCTGGACACCACCCGGCGCTACAGCCTGCCCTCACAGGCCGACAAGGACGCGGCCGTCGAAGCCGTTCTGGTCGAGATCTGAGGGGATCGGCGACCATGGCCGGCAAGGTCTTCTCCGACGAGGAGGCGGAGCAGCTCTCCAGCTGGCCGCCCGAAGTGGCCCGCAGTGACGTGGTCGCCCACTTCACGCTGTCGGTCGAGGACCGGCGCTGGGTCCGATCACACCGGGGCGCCGCCGAGCGCATCGGCCTGGCCGTGCAGCTGTGCGGCCTGGGCTACCTGGGCTTCGTTCCCGCCGACCTGGCCAGCACACCCCGGGAGGTCGTGGACTTCGTGGCCAGACAGATCGGCGTGGCCATGGCAACCTTCACTCGCTACGCCCGGGAGGTCGACGGCCGCACCCGGCGCCGGCACGTGGCAGCGGTGGTGGAGCAGGCTGGCTGGCGGGTGTGCGGACCGGGCGACTGGAAGGCCCTCGGTGACTCGCTAACTGCCCGGGCGCTGGAGCACGACACCCCCTCGGTGCTGTTCCGCCAGGCCCTCGGCCAGCTCCGCACCGACCGAGTGGTCCGTCCCGGCCTGGACCGGCTCATGCGGGCGGTGTCGACGGCAAGGGTCACGGCCCAGGAGGAGATCCGTCGGTGCCTGGACCCGGAGCTGACCTCCGAGCGCTGCGCCCAGCTCGACGCCCTGGTGGCCACCGATGCCGAGCTGGGCGTGGCCCGCCTGGTGTGGCTGAACGACGGCGCCACCTCGGCATCGTCGGAGTGGGTGAAGCTGGAGGTGGCCAAGCTGGCCTACCTGGAGGGCCTGGGAGCGCACCGGCTGGACCTCAGCGCCATTCCGCCCGAGCGCCTTCGCCAGCTGGCCATGCTGGCCCGGCGCTCGACGCCCCAGGCGCTGCGCCAGATGGCCCCCGAGCGTCGCCACCCCATCCTGCTCGCCGCCCTGGCTGCGGCTCACACCGAGATCGTCGACGAGATCGTGCGTCTGTTCGACATGGTCCTGGCCAACACCGACGGCAGTGCCCGGGACCAGGTGGCCGTGCGCCAGGCCGAGGCCGTCCGCTCCGACGTCGGGCGCCTGGCCTTGCTCGACGACATCCTCGACGTGGTGCTCGACACCGAACTTGACGACGCCGCGGTGGGCGCAGGGGTGAGGGGATTGGGTTCCGAGCGTCTGGCCGGGGCAGCAAGGAGCGAGGACGATCGCCTTCCCCGCGACGGCGGCCACTTGGAGCTCATGGAGGCCCGCTTCTCCCACGTCCGCTCCTTCGCCCCCCAGGTGCTGGGCGCCCTGACCTTCGCCGCCAGCGTGTCGCCCAGCGAGGTGCTCGACGCCGTCGTCCTGCTCCAGGCCATGAATGCTGGGGGGCGCCGCCACGTCCCCGACGACGCTCCGGAGGACTTCGTCCCCGCCCGCTGCCGCCCCTATCTCGACGCGGCCCGTGCCGCCGGTGACGCGAACCTCTACAAGCACTACTGGGAGCTGTGCGTCCTCTTCGCCCTCCAGGGCGGCCTGCGCTCGGGTGAGATCTGGGTGAAGGGCTCCCGCCGCTACGCCGACCCCGCCTCCTACCTCATCACCGTCGAGGCGTGGCCGGCCCGGCGAGGCGAGGTCATGGAGCTCACCAAGATGCCGGCCACCTTCGCCGAACGGCTCACGGCCGTCGACGCCGAGATGAGCCGCTACCTCGACGACCTCGAAGCCCTGCTCGCCGATCCCGACAGCCCAGTGAGTATCGACGCCAGCGGCCAGCTGCACCTGAAGGCCCTGACCGCCGAGGTCATCGACCCCGAGGTCCTGGCCCAGCGCGACGCCGTGGTGGCCCGGCTCCCGAGGGTGCCCCTGACCGAGCTGCTCATCGAGGTGGACCGGGAGAGTGGCTTCTCCGCCTACCTGACCCACGCCGGCGGGGCGAGTCCCCGCCACCCCGATCTGGAGCACCGCCGCAACCTCTATGCCGCCATCTTGTCGCTGGCCTGCAACTTCGGCTCCACCCGCATGGCCGAGCTCACCGGCATCTCGGCCGACACCATCGATTGGACCATCCGGTGGTACCTCCGGGAGGACACGCTGCGGGCGGCCAACGCCGCCATCGTCAACGCCCACCACCGCCATCCCCTCGCTGCGTCCCAGGGCGGCGGCACCCTGTCGTCCTCGGACGGCCTGCGCATGCCCATGCGGGGCAAGTCCCTTACCGGCAGGGCCCTGTCGCGCTACTTCATACACGAGGGGCTCACCAGCTACACCCACATCTCCGATCAGTACTCAACGTTCGGCACCCAGATCGTGGTCACGACCGAACGCGACGCCACCTTCACTCTGGACGAGATCCTCGGCAACACGACCGAGCTGCCGATCGTCGAGCACACGACCGACAGCCATGGCCAGACCTTGGCCACTTTCGCCCTCTTCGACCTGACCGGCTACCGCCTGTCGCCGCGGATCGCCAAGCTCCCCGAGGCGCCGCTGTGGCGGCCCCACCCACCCAGCTACTACCAGCGGTGGCCACTGGCCGGCCCGCTGCTGGAGCACCACGCCCAGACCGACGTCATCGCCGAGCACTGGGACGACCTGGTCCGCATCGGCGGCTCCCTCAAGCTCGGCTATGTATCGGCGGCGCTGCTCATCGCCAAGCTCCAGGCCGGCTCCCGCCAGCACCCCCTGGCGAAGGCCATGCTGGAGTACGGAAAACTCCTGCGCACCCTCCACGCCCTGCGCTGGTTCACCGACGAGGCGTTTCGTCGCCGGATCGGCCGCCAGCTCAACCGGGGCGAGGCCACCAACGACCTCCGCCGCTTCATCTTCTTCGCCAACCGGGGCGCGGTCCGCTACCCCCACCACGACGACCAGACCACCCAGGCCCACTGCCACACCCTCGTCGTCAACGCCTGCGTCCTGTCCACCACCGGCTACCTCGAGGACGCCGTCGACGCCGAGGAGGCCGACGGGCATCAGGTCACCGACGAGGCCAAGGCCCACCTGAGCTTCGCCCACTTCGAGACCATCAACCCCTACGGGACGATGGTCTTCGACATCACCGGTGTCCTCAACCGGTCCCGACGGCCCCTCCGCCGCCCATGACGACCTTCATCGCCATGACCATCGAGCGACTGGCCGCCCATGTGGCCGACGAGGCCGACGCCGACCGCCGCTGGTCCCTGCTGCTCGAGTTCATGGAGGAGTACGAGCACGAACCAGCGACCGGTCGCCCATCCCTCGTCGAGGTGGAGCCCGGGGGGACCAACGATGCACACTGGGACGCGCTCCTGGCCGGCATCGCCGAGTGGCTCGCGGCTCGCGACGGCTTTCCCGCACCGCCCTGGGTGGGAACGCCTGAACGCACGCTCAGCGACCCGTGGAGCCCGCACGAGCTCGCCTCACTGCGACGTCTGGCTGCCGACCATGTGCCCCCGGAGATCCGCCGGCACGGGGTGCTGCTCGACCCCTACGACCTGGCCCGGGCGTGAACGGTCCGCTTCTCAGCCGACGCCAGCTCAATGCCGCACTCGAACGTCTGGCCCATCACCTCCAGCGCCGGGGAGTTCATGGCGAGCTCTACGTCTTCGGCGGCGGGGCCATGGTCCTGGCCCACAGCGCCCGGGAGGCCACCATGGACCTGGACACGGCCATCAGGCGACATCACGGACCCGTCCTGGCCGAGGCCCGGACCGTTGCCGAGGAGCTCGGTCTTCCGTACTGGTGGCTCAACGAACAGGCGACCTCCTACCTGCCCGCCGGGCAGGACGTCCAGGCCACCGTGGTGCTGGAGCGCCCCGGCCTCACGGTTCCCCTGTCTGTCAGGCTGACGTGAGACACCTGCTGCACCTGACCATCCCTACAGGGCGAGACAGGAACACCTAGACCGATGACCATGACGACTGCATCCTTGATGGCGCGCGCCCATGATGAGGAGGTGGACGAGCCCGACCCGGCTGCCCGGCCCCGACGGCGTTCGTTCACGGCCGAGTACAAGGCACGCATCCTCGACGAGTACGACGCCCTGCCGACCGGCTCCGACGGACGAGGGGCGCTGTTGCGCCGGGAGGGCCTGTACACATCGCACCTCGCCGAATGGCGCAAGGCCCGCAACGCCGGCGCCATCGGCTCCCTCGCCCCCAGAGGGCGCCCGGCCAAGCGCTCGGCCGAGCAGATCGAACTCGACCGGGTCCGTCGCCGCAACCAGCGGCTCGAGGCGGAGCTGGCCCGCACCAAGCTCGCGTTAGAGATCACGGGAAAAGCGCACGCGCTCTTGGAGCTGCTCTCCGAGAGCGCGGACACCGATCCGAAGTCGAAGCCGTGATCGGCCCGGCCTTCACCGAGCTGGTGGAGGTGGTGGCGGCCAAGCGGGCGTGCGAGTTGTTGGGCAAGGCCCGCTCCACCCACTACCGCCGCCAGCGACCGCCGCTGGCCGGCCCGCCAAGGCCTCGGCCCGCCCCGCCCAACGCCCTGAGCGAGGCGGAGCGACAGCAGATCCTGGCCGTGCTGCGCTCGGAGGAGTACTGCGACCTGGCGCCGGCCCAGGTGTGGGCCCGCCTGCTCGACGACGGCCAGTACCTGTGCTCGATCTCGACCATGTACCGGCTGTTGGCCGTCGCCGGCGAGAACCGCGAACGACGTCGCCAACGCACCCATCCGGCCAAGAAGAAGCCCGAGCTGATCGCCCGGCAGCCGAATCAGGTGTGGTCATGGGATATAACGAAGCTCCAGGGCCCCACCCGGGGCACCTACTACGAGTTGTTCGTCATCATCGACATCTTCTCCCGCTACGTGGTGGGGTGGATGGTCTCGCCGGCCGAGACCGGTGAGCTGGCCGAGGCATTCATCGCCGACTCGCTGGAGCGCCACGGCATCGCCCGGGATCAGCTCACCCTGCACGCCGACCGGGGCACGTCGATGACCTCCAAGCCGGTGGCCCAGCTGCTGGTCGACCTCGGCGTCGCCCGCAGCCACAGCCGGCCTCATGTCAGCAACGACAACCCCTATTCGGAAGCGAATTTCAAGACCCTCAAGTACTGCCCGGCGTTCCCCGGCCGGTTCGGCTCCATCGAGGACGCCCGGGCGTTCTGCGTGGCCTTCTTCGATCACTACAACCATGTCCATCGTCACGCCGGCATCGGACTGCACACTGCCGCCTCGGTCCATTACGGCACCGCCACCGAGATCCGCGCCCAGCGGGCCGAAACCCTCGACGCTGCCTATGCCGCCAACCCGTCCCGGTTCCGCCACCGCCGTCCCACGCCGCCGAAGCTGCCCACCATCGCCTGGATCAACGAACCCACCCCCGAAGCACTCATCAGATCCGCATGAGAAGTTGTCTCACGGGGCTTGACACGTACCGTTCTCGCGGCGTCCCCGCGCCACCTGTTGGCGCTGAAGATCAGGGCCGCCCGCCCGAGCGACGTCGCGGACATAGTCGTCCTCGCCCGTCTCGTCCGAGCGACCAGTGCCGGGGAGGCCGAGCGCATCGCGACGGAGGTCTTCGGAGGCGAGCCCGTCAGTGAACGAAGTCGAGCTGTCCTGGCCGATCTCGACGACGTTCTGCGCGAGTCCTGAGTTGATTGCCGACCGCCAATCTGGGCCGAGCGTGCGCCTAACGCGAGTTAGTGGATGAATTGTTGGCCACTTTGGCACGGTTACTCAGATGACCCCGTCAGGGTGACCAACACGTCGAACGAGCCGGTGACGGTCACGTCGCTCGCCGACGACATCCACGGCAACCTCCAGGGCCAGGGCACGTGTGCCGTGGGGGCACTGCTGCAGCCCGGCCAGACCTACACGTGTTCGTTCACCGCAACGTTCACCGGTAACGCGGGGGCCAGCGAGACCAACACCGTCACGGCCGTGGTCGTCGACGACGAGGGTTCGACGGCCATCGGTACGGCCCAGGCCACGGTCAGCCTGACGGTGGTGGCAGCCGTGGCCGCACAGCCCCTGGTCCGCACCGGTGGAGACCTGACCGGCCCGGCCCGGGTGGCCGCTGTCCTGGTCGTGGGGGGCATGCTCATGGTGGCCGCCACCTGGCGCTCCCAGCAGCTCGCGCCTGTCTTCGCCGGTGGGGGCCGCCCGCCTCGAGGACCGGACGGACCGGGCGGGTTGGCGGCCCGGTTCGCCAAGAGCCCACCCCGGGGTGGGGGCGGGGCGGCCGCCTGGGAGGGGGGCGCAGCCGGCGGTGCCGCAGGGCCGCCTGGCGCCCGCCTGGCCCCGGACGCACTGGCCGCCGGGTTGGGCCTTGGGCTGGCTCGTGACCTCGGGGTGCCGACGCGGGCCGCGACCAGCTCCGGAGCGGACCGTTGCGCGGCGACCCTGGGTATGGTGGTGAGGCCCGTGGCCCCCGGCCCGCCCGCCCCCGCCAGCGGGGCCCGGCGGCTGTGGGCGTCGGTGGGGGGCCTGGCCAGCCGGGCCGGTGCTTACCTCGCGGCCTACCGCCCGCGTGATTGAGCCCCATGGCCTCCACGGTCGAGCATCCCTGATGAGGCCCTAGGAGGCCGGTGTCTCTCGCGTTCGGCGCGGCGCGCCGGGGCGACCGACCTGCCGCTGACCAGCACCCTGGCCATTCAGCCGAGCCGCGAACGGGGCGGTCGGCCGCCTGGTGAGGGTTCAGACACCAGCCTCGTAGCCGGCCTGTCGGGTCTGGCGGGCCAGGGTGAGAAGGGCCCCGGCCGCGAAGAGCAGGGCGGCGCCCACGACGACCGCGGCCCAGCGGCGGCCCCCGCCGGCCTCGATGTCGACGACGGCCAGGGCCAGGTCCTGGAACGGCGATACCAGCGTTCCCCGCCCGGTGTCGGCCCAGAAGACGACCATGCCCCCAGCCCGGGAGAGCACCGCCAGGTTGTCGCCCTGGACGGCCACCCCCTGCTGAGCGCCCAGACCGATGCGGCTGTCGGTCCCGCCGTCGGACACCGCGGCCCAGCGGAACGTCCGCCCC
This genomic window contains:
- a CDS encoding helix-turn-helix domain-containing protein codes for the protein MIAAKAAREAGVDRAFLGGYLEAVLEAAVLGRRLGRTDLDACRQMGESAADQGIALSALLDLYLSALWRLWDDITGRAGRADAALVAAVAGALFRTADDAAEALAEGHERAQRQSVRREETMRREFVDDLLSGGGDPDLVGEWAARFGFNLAGTHLVTVARTRTHRVLVDAGPVHARVETHVLVSFGGRDVVVATRDGALVCVLPATATDPAADLARTLHESDEGPWQVGVGRPYAGPGGLVRSYNEACEALELARRLGLAEPIVRFESLLPYRVLALDPITVAEIVHAVLGPLDGARGGPEPLIATLDAYFAESGNASGTARRLHLSPRAVVYRLERIAQLTGHAADDPEGRFVLELAVRARRMISDT
- a CDS encoding zf-TFIIB domain-containing protein; translation: MNCPTDGTTLVLAERTGIEIDHCPVCRGVWLDRGELDKLIDRAAGLDTAGPGRVRRRDHHDDDDDDDRSQSDGSSPSKRKRKSFLGDLFEFGG
- a CDS encoding tyrosine-type recombinase/integrase; this translates as MAARAGKAALREAEGVEAEAALATYAGWLKRQPLATRSREAYLAQVRAFLNWLAGSEHGPQALVDPHVRDWAVRDYKRHVKTTKRWAPASVNQALAAIDNFYRSLAAGRPEVLREELAQVAPRSLEEADQRRFLRIVEASPSPRDRAMVTVFFYAGLRLSELSALDIADVEMSARRGRLKVRTGKGDAYREVPLNSSTRKALEEWFEARTDQLSAVADADGGDAEETALWLSRTGKPMSSRAVDMVVRRLAAEAKLELSAHVLRHTFVTNLIRSGADVVLVAELAGHRRLDTTRRYSLPSQADKDAAVEAVLVEI
- a CDS encoding Tn3 family transposase; translation: MAGKVFSDEEAEQLSSWPPEVARSDVVAHFTLSVEDRRWVRSHRGAAERIGLAVQLCGLGYLGFVPADLASTPREVVDFVARQIGVAMATFTRYAREVDGRTRRRHVAAVVEQAGWRVCGPGDWKALGDSLTARALEHDTPSVLFRQALGQLRTDRVVRPGLDRLMRAVSTARVTAQEEIRRCLDPELTSERCAQLDALVATDAELGVARLVWLNDGATSASSEWVKLEVAKLAYLEGLGAHRLDLSAIPPERLRQLAMLARRSTPQALRQMAPERRHPILLAALAAAHTEIVDEIVRLFDMVLANTDGSARDQVAVRQAEAVRSDVGRLALLDDILDVVLDTELDDAAVGAGVRGLGSERLAGAARSEDDRLPRDGGHLELMEARFSHVRSFAPQVLGALTFAASVSPSEVLDAVVLLQAMNAGGRRHVPDDAPEDFVPARCRPYLDAARAAGDANLYKHYWELCVLFALQGGLRSGEIWVKGSRRYADPASYLITVEAWPARRGEVMELTKMPATFAERLTAVDAEMSRYLDDLEALLADPDSPVSIDASGQLHLKALTAEVIDPEVLAQRDAVVARLPRVPLTELLIEVDRESGFSAYLTHAGGASPRHPDLEHRRNLYAAILSLACNFGSTRMAELTGISADTIDWTIRWYLREDTLRAANAAIVNAHHRHPLAASQGGGTLSSSDGLRMPMRGKSLTGRALSRYFIHEGLTSYTHISDQYSTFGTQIVVTTERDATFTLDEILGNTTELPIVEHTTDSHGQTLATFALFDLTGYRLSPRIAKLPEAPLWRPHPPSYYQRWPLAGPLLEHHAQTDVIAEHWDDLVRIGGSLKLGYVSAALLIAKLQAGSRQHPLAKAMLEYGKLLRTLHALRWFTDEAFRRRIGRQLNRGEATNDLRRFIFFANRGAVRYPHHDDQTTQAHCHTLVVNACVLSTTGYLEDAVDAEEADGHQVTDEAKAHLSFAHFETINPYGTMVFDITGVLNRSRRPLRRP
- a CDS encoding transposase, whose translation is MTMTTASLMARAHDEEVDEPDPAARPRRRSFTAEYKARILDEYDALPTGSDGRGALLRREGLYTSHLAEWRKARNAGAIGSLAPRGRPAKRSAEQIELDRVRRRNQRLEAELARTKLALEITGKAHALLELLSESADTDPKSKP